The Belonocnema kinseyi isolate 2016_QV_RU_SX_M_011 chromosome 1, B_treatae_v1, whole genome shotgun sequence genomic interval tatttttaaataattttcaaaacattgaaaccgtcttaatatctttttaaattatttgaatttttccaaattttttcttgaaattctgaaaaataaatgactTCAAATCTTACAGATTCTGTTTTGacaattaaggaaattttttgaaatgttttaaagtcctttttttaatattatctttaaattaattttttaaactaaatagcaGTTTAAAtaatcccctgaatccgaaaaacatgtttCTGAGAATGTGTCGGTTTCTCTATCTTTATGTctgtcttttaaaaatgttttcaaggttttaattaattttaaatatttttaaaacttctaaatgtctcttaaacttGATCAAAtcttttatagaactttgtaattTTGCTAATAAATCAATTTGTCCGGAAAAtcgtccaaaaatattttgaaatctttgtgattttgctcttaaaatttatttttgaaaatacaaaatttttattttcaaatattcaaaaatgtagggtttttctaactttttaaaaattatttcgaattgcaaatgattttgaatcttcttaaaacCTCTAaacgtctcttaaacttaatcaaatttgttataaaaaatgtgcaATCTTGCTTATTGAacatatttgctttaaaatcgtctattttatttttcgacattttaggacataatttcaaaggttttgaaatctaTGTCAATTatcttttagaaattattttttcaattaaaacatcaGTCCAAATTTTTccgagaatcttaaaaaatattttcattctcttgcaacaatttttaattctcaaaaagcttctttttttgtcgaaatcttcaaaaatctagacattacaatttttatataaaagttctGGGCGCCTttgttctattattattattattattattattattattgattatagtgcttaagggcatgtgacacagctaaatacctatattaccgacctcactttttccgttcactgaatgtttttttgaacctaagaactttttttataaataaaatatcgagctgaaactttgggaaatgtattagagtacaataaagtacgtttaggtactgcattttggtaggaatgtcactgaaaattattttatcttttttctgaacctcgacattttttgaacgttccaactttttttatacataaaatatcggtctcgaactttgagaaatgcaagagccgaaagaaaactacgtttaagtacaaagcttaataataatagatgtaaaaaaatatgtttccacaatcaattccaacggcatcagtcggtaacgttgtacacgaaaatacgaaccctctagagcctcgtctagtggccgccaggtttcgtactttcgtgtacaacgttgttggaattgattattgaaatataattttttacctcttttgttattaagctttgtacttaaacgtagttttcttttagctcttgcatttctcaaagtttgagaccgatattttatgtataaaaaaagttggaacgttcaaaaaatgtcgaggttcagaaaaaagataaaataattttcagtgaaattcctaccaaaatgcagtacctaaacgtactttattgtattctaatacattttccaaagtttcagctcgatatcttatttacaaaaaaagttcttaggttcaaaaaaacattcagtgaacggaaaaagtgaggtcggtaatataggtatttagctgtgtcacatgcccttaaataggCTTACATTTCTCATAAGCCTGAAGTttgtattctctttttttttttaattggaaaaacaaATTCAAGTTTCATCCAATCACGAACACGTGAATCCCGACAGCAATAGTTTCGAGTTATTTCGAGATTGTTcgagaattaatcgaaaatggcgTCATGCGCCTTTTAATAATTGGAATATAATTACCACAGGATTAGCACCAGGCACAGGATAAAGAGGAGCTTGTGGAAATCCAATAAATCCGGCAGGTTGAGGCATTCCTCCTCCACTCGCAAGATCCAAATTATTTTGTCCGCCTCCTGATCCAATATCAATGAGCAACGCGTCCTGGCCTTCAGCCATTACTTGTGGGTCCGGCTCGTACtcgatattataatttttcgcGATTTCCATCAAATATTTCTCAACGAGGACCTTCGATGGAGACTGAACGCTTAATTTGTGCTTCAATTTCTCAGAAATTGTCTTTATTACTTCTTCTCGGCAAGCGTCCGCATACTGTCTCCCGTATTTCGTCGTTAAAATATCGGATATCACTTTCATTTCATTGACATCGGTCTGCATTCGGGGAGAGGCCCAAATTATAGTCGATATCGCTTCGGCTAAGCCATCGTCCAGATTTCTgggaaatgtgaaaaaaaaagatcGTAGAGAGGGCTCAGACTcacttcaaagatttaaaaaatattgtcaatagaGGTATCAGTTTTGAGAGGATGTCTACTCAAATCTGGAAAAACTGTCCTGATAATGCCAGATTTTTTCTAGGTATAATTTTGCATAGTAAGaagccattaaaatatttcgtctttttaaaaacaatagcATCGGAATATGTACGGAAGAAGTTTCgcgaatttattattatgttttctttttatttctaggGATTCAATGAATGTGTTGAATTTAGAAACCTTTGACATcgaacaatttaataaataataatgaacatttatatataataatattatattattttatattttattattttatacgcatattatattattctatataataataataattccttaaatttgtctCTTATGAATGTGAGTAATCattcaagcaaattttttgtttgattttcttatacttaaaattcagtggatatttaggtaaaattaatgtggatactgtattaaattcaatttaaaccgattaaaattcctaaattttcaagcattttcaactagataaattgagttgaattttcaaatcaaattataaattttctacagaaaaaaatacgatttctcaaccaaagatttgaattttcaacacaaaagatcaattttcaaccaaatagtttcatttagaagtaaaaaatgcagtttttaaccaaaaatgaatcagctaaattttgagtaaaaaaaaattaattttttaacgaaataaaaattcaacaaaagtaatgagtttccaactaaaatgatgaattttcaactgaaatagatgaattttaaaccaaaaaggatgggcttttaaccaaaagaatttaTACTTTAAACCAAGTGGTTttactttaattcaaaaagattatttttcaactttaattatgaatgtttaactgtttaaatgattaaatatatttttatgttttaatttctacccctttttgacaaaaaaatggaagttaaatttgtagtaaacaaaaatttcattgaaaaaaaagtttaatctactaaatgaattttcaactaagaagattaatattcccCAACAAGAGccaaagtaattaatttgttactaaaataataaataaatcaaaaaatgatattttaacccaataaatgaattttcaatgcaaaatacagatgaaattttacaaaagaagattagatttttatcaaaaaagatacatttttgacaaaaaatgaaatagttaaattttcagttaaaaaaaaaatgaatttccaataaaaaagacaaatttttaaccaagcagattaatgttatgcaacaagaacaaaaattttaattaaatagctgaattttcaacagtagaagataaaaatgttacacaaaatatggaatagttaaattttcagtcaaaaaaattcattttcttaaaaaaaaaaagatcgaactttcaacaaaatagttaaatttttgaacaaagtaattaatttttaactaaaataataatgttttaaatcaaaaaatgatattttaacccaatagttgaattttcaatccaaaatacagatgaattttcaacaaagaagattacatttttatcaaaaatgatacatttttgacaaaaaatggaagttaaattttcagttaaaaaaattaattttcaataaaaaaactgattttcaattaaagaaataaatttccaaccaagaaaattactattcggcaacaaaaacaaaaatttcaactaaatagcggaattttcaacgaaagaaaataaaaaaatgttcaacaaaatatggaatagttagattttcagtcaaaaacttaattttcaataaaagaagaatcgaactttcaaaaaaatagttaaatttttcagcaaagtaattaatttgtaattaaaataataaataaatcaaaaagtgatattttaacccaataaatgaattttcaatccaaaatacagATGAAATTtcaccaaagaagattaaatttttatgaaaaaagatacatttaaaaaaaaatgaaatagttaaattttcactttaaaaaaaaaatgaatttccaataaaaaagactaatttttaaacagaaaaataaatatctaacCAAGCAGTTTAATATTATGcaacaagaacaaaaatttcaactgaatagctcaattttcaacagtagatgataaaaatgttgcacaaaatatggaatagttcaattttcagtcaaaaaaaattaattttcataacaaaaaagatCGAACattctacaaaatagataaattttaagcaaagtaattattttttaactaaaataataatgttttaaaccaaaaaattaaattttcaacaaaatagaggaattttcaaccaagatgattaaatgtctatcaaaagagatacattttcgacaaagaatggaatagttaaattttcactttaaaaatattaattttcaataaaaaacgaatttttaatcaaagaaaaaaattttcagccacgaagattaatattatttaaggACAAAAATATCAACAGAAtacagaaaatttcaactaaacagctgaattttcaacataagaggataaaaatgttcgacaaaatatggaatagttaaattttcagtcaagaaaattcattttcataaaaaaaagatcgaactttcaacaaaatagttaattttttaagcaatgtaattaatttttaactaaaataatcaatcttaaaatcaaaaaatgatattttaacccaaaagttgaatttccaatccaaaatacagatgaattttcaagaaggaagattaaatttttatcaaaaaagatacatttttgaaaaaaaatggaagttaaattttcagttaaaaaaaaattaattttccataaaaatactaattttcaatccaagaagtaaattttcaatcaaatattaaaattgttaaacgattttcaacaaacagtttaatttttcaccaagaaaaagaatatttaactaaaaagatgaattagtcaccaagaatattattattctacaataaaagacaaaaaataagaaaaagtactgaaatttgaaaccaaaaagctgaaatttaaattgaagaacataaatttgaaaccaaaaatgaaatagttaagttttcaggtcgaaaaattatttgtcaacaaaaacgaattttcaataaaatagttaaatttttaagcaaagaaatttagttttaactaaaataatgaagcatcaacaacaacaaaaaatgaatttttagcccaatagttgaattttcaaccgaaaatattaattttaaaccaaaaaggataaagttttaacaaactaaatctcaaaaagaaaacattttcgacaaaaaatgggaGAATTAAATTTGCAGCaacaaaaatttctatcaaacaaatgaattttcgacaaaagatgaactttttaccaaaaaagattaactttccacTAAATACAtagatttacaaccaaatagttgacttttaagccaagaagatttattttcgacaagtaaagacgaattttcaacaaaaaatatgaatttttaacaaaatagttgaattttgaaccaagatgattatttttctaaaaaaaaagatgaagtttcaacaatttatataaattttcaagtgaatagTTTGAACAATCGATGTTATGagagtccaaattttattttattaatttttagtttgctttttcttttctaaaattgtttcactaaatagttgaattttatagcaaattttgttataaagatttatgaattttctatcaaaaatataaattttttggaagcagttaaacatttaaccaaggagttgaattttttaatctaaatagataaatcttcaacaaaatagttcacttttaagaaaaaaaaactaaagttctaccaaaaaagacaaatttttaatacaatacgtattttttccaccaaatagttacattttcgagcaaaaactaaaaactaaaattaattcttaaccaaaacaatttaatttttaaataaaatttgaattttaacaaaaaaaagaagaaatttctactgaaaaagatgaatcttgaaaccaaaaagtcaagttttttaccaaattgttgaatattcgagTAAAAACTAGGAATTTTCCaacatattgtttaaaattaatattttgcgttgaaaatgcaactattgagttaaaatttcatttatttggttgagattttattattttagttaaaaattaataacttttcttaaaaatttaattattttgtttaaaaatcgtttttttgtgtgtgttgaaaatgaagtttttttactcaaaattcaattataccaagtttggtttaacatttatcttcttcagttgaaaattcatctgtttggttgaatatttttctttttttggtagaaaattcatcttttgggttgaaaaattccactattgttttcaaaattattttttttttcgttgaagattaattattttagttaaaactcaattgctttgtttaaaaatttaactattttgttgaaaattcgttcttttttttcttttttttaaaatgaaaatttaactattccggttTAACATTTAtgttcttcagttgaaaattcatctattttgttgaaaattggtatttttttgtagaaaatttaactattagtttaaaaattcctttaaaaaatgaaaatttgattgaaaattcatgttcgctcttacaaatttatctcttttttttagaaaattatactttttggttgaagatttatttctgtgattgaacattatttattttcttttgaaaattaattttttcaactaaaaatgtaaaattcccatttttgcagaaagtttatattttattatagacGTTTaacagagagaaaattaaaattttttgattcaaaattcatatgtttggttgaaaattaatattttgattcgaaaacttaactattgtgcgaaaagttaattgtttgtttgaaaattcattattttagtttaaaattaattactttgcttgaaaatgcgttctttttttgttaaaaattattttttttttacagaaaattgaactattctagttaagTTGAGTAGcggagtttattttttaatttcaaatgtaataaatggagcaatttcaagttatttaaaaactaatcagATTTTCTGTGCGAAATTATCGAGACATTCTGTTACACcactttttcatagaaatatgtgcgttttaaatacataaattttcaagaaaacactgAATcttccaaaaagtttcatttttcaccaagattaattttttatcaacaaaaaaaacgcatttatttttacgttaatttaaacaaatttaaagacgAAATACGTGAAaattcaagagagaaaaaaacctTTGATGATACTTTAATTGTAATTaactaataaacaaataaacttactTCATTTGCTGAATGAGACCGAATCTCGCCAACAATAAATCGCAGTACATTTCCATCAATTCCATTGCCTCGACCATGTAATCTTCCCTAATAATATGTTCAACTCTAATTCTCGCTCTTTCGACTTTTCCAGTCGCGATATAATCCGCAATTTCCTTTCTTGCTTTTTGCGTCAATTCGGTTTTCTTTTTCTCAAGAAGTTTCAATCTATTGATGGCTAACCTCAAATTTGTCTTTAACTTTGTATAATTCGGCCCACTcgcaaacattttgattttttacacttttcactatctaaaaattaattatattatcgcagaaataaaataaagaacaacctttttacaaagaaattactACGAAATCTAACTTTTTTGACAATTCTGACAAGCTCCCGGAAAATATTGAGTCACCTCAGTGACgtcagtattttttatattttcatactgAAAAAGGTGGGGTTAGAATTCAGTTGGAAAGTAGAATTCTGGATTACCGGATGTCGGTAtgtcagaatatttcaaatttatattacaatttacgGTGTTTcctgtcaattttttgttttaaaacctgACTGTAAgatattttggattatttttctgaaaaagtgtCAAAATGCAAgtaaatattcatgaaaattattttatgtagaGTAGTCAGTAGAGCAACAGCAAGTTCCTTACCGACATATTATTAGTGACGTCTCGTGGTCTGGTTGTTGACGTTCTTTGTTTTTGGAGTTACGCGCAATCTTTTGCGAAAATAAGGTAGTATTTCgcagttcatcttttttaaagttaaaaaatgagtgAAGAAGCTTCAAGTTCTTCAAAAACTCTTGAAGAGAGAAGAGCAGAGCGCATGAAAAAGCTGCACGAACTTCATTTGAAAAGGGTAagttttttctaacctcaaaagtgATTGAATTActcaaataaactaaaaattccttggaatcttttgaaatatcttaaaaaattccgaaatccTATCGAAATTCGGGGAAATTCTTCAAAACTCGACCAAAATTGTTTtggattctttgaaataatttaaatcgttgGAAATCGCTTTACACTTTCTAAAGCTCTTGTAAATACATTTCGATACTCATCTctgctaaaatctttttttttaatcctacaacatttgaaatctttttaaactttgcaaagttcttgaaaatgcGTTGGATTTTTGCAAactacctaaaaatatttttaaatcatttggaatctcttcaattaaattaaatctattcaaaattccttggaattttgtttaaaagccataaaatatttaaatcctttttggaatcccttttaattattttaaattattgaaatctattagaaattccttggaatcttttaaaatatagtaaaatatttcaagccccttgaaactttttaaagatcttgaaaatcctttgaaatccctttaaatgattgaactgaattcttggcattttttttattccctacaaagttaaaaatcatttggaattattttaatactctaaaatattttaaatcctttggaatccctttaaatgattgaaatctattaaaaattccttggaatcttttaaaatatcctaaaatatttcaagccccttgaaactttttaaagatcttgaaaattctttggaatttttttaaaaccctagAACATTTCATATTCTTTAGAatccctttaaatgattgaaatctattaaaaattccttggaatttttttaaatatcctgaaatatttcaaaccccttgaaactttgcaaaaatcttgaaaattctttggaatccctttaaatgattgaaCTGAATTCTTGGCATTATTTCAattccctaaaaaattaaaaatattttggatttattttaatactctaaaatatttacaatcctttggaatccctttaaatgattgaaatctattagaaattccttgcaatattttgaaatttttccaatccattgaaactttttaaagctcttgaaaattccttagaattaaaaaatatcctaaattttttcaaatcccttagaatccctttaaattattgaaatctattaaacatttgatggactcttttaaaatatcctaaaatattgcaagccccttgaagctttttaaagatcttgaaaattccttgtcatttttttaattccctaaaaaattaaaaatcatttggaattatgttaatactctaaaatatttttgaactcctttggaatccctttaaatgattgaaatctattaaaaattccttggaatcttttaaaatatcctgaaatatttcaagactattagaatatttcactttttaaatatcttgaaaattctttggaacttttttaattccctaaagaatgtaaaatcatttggaattattttaatactctaaactatttaaactcccttggaatccctttaaatgattgaaatctattagaaattccttgcaatattttgaaatttttccaatccattgaaactttctaaagctcttgaaaagtccttagaattaaaaaatatcctaaattttttcaaatcccttagaatccctttaaattattgaaatctattaaacatttgatggactcttttaaaatatcctaaaatattgcaagccccttgaaactttttaaagattttgaaaattccttgtcatttttttaattccctaaaaaattaaaaatcatttggaattatgttaatactctaaaatatttaaactcctttggaatccctttaaatgattgaaatctattaaaaattccttggaatcttttaaaatatcctaaaatattgcaagccccttgaaattttttaaagatcttaaaaattcctcggaatttggtttaaaaccctaaaatatatgaaatcctttttagaataccttcaaattattgtaatctattagaaatttcttggaatcttttaaaatatcctaaaatatttcaagccccttgaaactttttaaagatcttgaaaattctttggcattattttaattccctaaaaaattaaaaatattttggatttattttaatactctaaaatatttacaatcctttggaatcccgttaaattattggaatctattagaaattccttgcaatattttgaaatttttccaatccattgaaactttttaaagctcttgaaaattccttagaattaagaaaatatcctacattttttcaaatcccttagaATCCCTTacatgattgaaatctattaaacaaTTGATGgactcttttaaaatatcctaaaatattggaagccccttgaaactttttaaagattttgaaaattccttgtcatttttttaattccctaaaaaattaaaaatcatttggaattatgttaatactctaaaatatttaaactcctttggaatccctttaaatgattgaaatctattaaaaattccttggaatcttttaaaatatcctaaaatgtgtCAAgccctttgaaactttttaaagatcttgtAAATTCTttggactttttttaattctctaaaaaatgtaaaatcatttggaattattttaatactctaaaatatttaaactcctttggaatccctttaaatgattgaaatctattaaaaattccttggaatcttttaaaatatcctaaaatattgcaggccccttgaaattttttaaagatcttaaaaattcctcgtaattttgtttaaaaaccctaaaatatatgaaatcctttttagaataccttcaaattattgtaatctattagaaatttcttggaatcttttaaaatatcctaaaatatttcaagctccttgaaactttttaaatatcttgaaatttctttggaattttttgaattccctaaaaaatgtaaaatcatttggaattatcttactactctaaaatatttaaaatcctttggaatccctttaaatgattgaaatctattaaaaattccttgaatttttttaaatatcctaaaatttttccaatcaactgaaactttttgaagcatttgaaaattcctcagaattaaaaaaaatattctacattttttcaaatctgtcagaatccctttaaattattgaaatctgttgaacattttatggaatcttttcaaatatcttaaaatatgtcaaatccattgaaactttttaaaacccttgaaaattccttggcatttttaaaaataccccaaatttgttcaaatccattGGAGTTGcttgggattttttttaataacttaaaatccctgaaatcctttcaaatttttgaaatgaattcaaaatttctttagagttttttttaatacactagaatatttcaaatcatttgaaatccttttaaattattgaaatctgttaaaagttcattggaatatttaaaaaccttaaattttttttaatcatttggaatctcatcaaATCGTtagattgttttcaaaattcctttacaatttttgcaataccctaaaatatttaaaatactgtaaattaataattaatgatccctttaaatgattgaaatgtataaaaaaatctatggaatcttttaaaatatcctaaaatatttccagtgaattgaaactttctaaagctcttgaaaattccttagaattaaaaaatatatcctacattttttcaaatcccttagaatccctttaaattattgaaaactattaaacatttcatggactcttttaaaatatcctaaaatattgcaagccccttaaaactttttaaagatcttaaaaattccttggaattttgtttaaaaatctttaaaatatatgaaatcctttttagaataccttcaaattattgaaatctattagaaattccttggaatcttttaaaatatcctaaaatatttcaagctccttgaaacttatcaaagatcttgaaaattttttggaatttttttcattccataaaaagtttaaaatcatttggaattattttaatattctaaattaataaaatccgtTGGAATccctttatattattaaaatttattaaaaattccttggaatcttttaaaatatcctcaaatatttcaagccccttgaaactttttaaaaatcttaaaaattcttt includes:
- the LOC117173546 gene encoding IST1 homolog isoform X2, which encodes MFASGPNYTKLKTNLRLAINRLKLLEKKKTELTQKARKEIADYIATGKVERARIRVEHIIREDYMVEAMELMEMYCDLLLARFGLIQQMKNLDDGLAEAISTIIWASPRMQTDVNEMKVISDILTTKYGRQYADACREEVIKTISEKLKHKLSVQSPSKVLVEKYLMEIAKNYNIEYEPDPQVMAEGQDALLIDIGSGGGQNNLDLASGGGMPQPAGFIGFPQAPLYPVPGANPVSPGEPPVGFFVPGTSKSQEKDEQSPFSPSSFSYNIPLDNDNLNRQSNQKPKPQPRSKMPTNNFNLPDLPAVPSGNETPTGGENNEDIDFDDLMKRFEDLKKKK
- the LOC117173546 gene encoding IST1 homolog isoform X1, translating into MFASGPNYTKLKTNLRLAINRLKLLEKKKTELTQKARKEIADYIATGKVERARIRVEHIIREDYMVEAMELMEMYCDLLLARFGLIQQMKNLDDGLAEAISTIIWASPRMQTDVNEMKVISDILTTKYGRQYADACREEVIKTISEKLKHKLSVQSPSKVLVEKYLMEIAKNYNIEYEPDPQVMAEGQDALLIDIGSGGGQNNLDLASGGGMPQPAGFIGFPQAPLYPVPGANPVSPGEPPVGFFVPGTSKSQEKDEQSPFSPSSFSYNIPLDNDNLNRQDEDLPPPYGSFPPDLNKESNQKPKPQPRSKMPTNNFNLPDLPAVPSGNETPTGGENNEDIDFDDLMKRFEDLKKKK